The sequence CCCGGCTAAAGAAGCACTCTCATAGCTAATGCCTTCTTGCAAATCCCCATCCCCACACAAGCAATAGACTTTATGAGAAATGGCTTCTTTATCTAAAAGGTTTTGAGCGTATTGGCTCGCCATGCTAAAACCCACAGCGTTAGCAAAACCTTGCCCCAAAGGGCCTGTCGTAATCTCAATGCCTTCGGTGTGGTGCAATTCGGGATGTCCTGGGGTTTTAGAGTGTAATTGCCTGAAACGCTTTAAATCTTCTAAACTCAAATCAAAGCCCCACAAATGCAACAAACTATACGCTAACGCGCTCGCATGCCCTCCGCTAAAAACCAGCCTATCCCTATTGAGCCATTTAGGGTTAGTGGGGTTAAGGTTTAGGTGCAAGCTTAAAACCACCATCACATCAGCTAGCCCCAAGCATACGCCTGGATGCCCGCTATTAGCCTTATCTATCATGTCCGCACACAAAAAGCGAAGCACATTCGCCATGCTTTTTAATCGTTCTAAGTCAGCGTTACTCAATCGCATCAAATTTTTCCATTTTTAAGGTTTTTGAGAGTCATTTTAACACAAATTATCTCAAAATCTCTTTGGCTCTTAAGATGTCTTGTTGGATCTGATTTTTAAGCTCTTTTAATGAATTAAAACGCATGTTGTCTCGTATTTTTTGAACCCAACGCAAAGCGATTTCTTTGGGTGGGTTTTCTATGATGGTATCAAGAACATGGCATTCTATGGCGAAATTGTGATCGGTGCTTAAGCGATTGCCTATAAAACTCACGCTTTTTTGATAAATTGGATCTTTTATTTTCACTAAACTCGCATACACTCCAAAACTAGGGAGGATAAAATCTTTAGTTTTGATATTTAAAGTAGGCACTAATTCTTTATGCCCTAAGCCTTGATCGCTAATGACTTCCCCGCACACTTCATAAGGCCTGCCTAAGAGCTTGTTAGCTAAAGATAAGTCGCCATGACTTAGGGCTAGTTTGATGGTTTTAGAATGCACGCTAATCTCTTTTATTTTCACTTCAGGCACAATAATGGTTTTTTCAAAACGCTCTTTTAAAAATAAAGCGTCATTTTGCCTCCCATGCCCAAACCTGAAATCATAGCCCACCACTAGGCGTTCTAAATTGGGGAATTTCTTTTTTAAAAGCTCTAAAAAATCTAGGGCGTTTAATTGTGAGATCTCTTCTAAATACACAAAAAATAAAGGCATGCCCACGAGTTTAGCGCGGTATTTTAGGGGGGTTAAATAGCCTTTAGTGTAATGTTTTTTTTCTATGATTAAAAGGGCTTTGGGATCTTTTAATTCTTTAAAAAGGGCTTGATGCCCTAAATGCAGGCCGTCAAATTTACCGATAGCTAAGCTTTTAATCTCAGGCTCGCTTGAAATGGATAAAAAATTCAACATTCCCGTTTTTCCCTTTCATTAAGCTTTCTTGGATCTTTAAGATTTGAAAATCCTTTGTTTTTAAATGGTTTTTAAAGTTTTCTAAAGCGTTCAAAATGGCTTCTTTATCCATTACCACCCCCTTTTTATTGCGTTTTATTTTTCTATCCACTTCAAATTGCGGTTTGAAAAGCGCCAAAAATTCATCGCTTAAAGGCACAATCGCTTCTAAAATACAATATAAAGAAATAAAGCTCACATCACAAAGCACTAAATCAATTGTTTCTGGCGTTTTAAACCCTCTAATATCGCATTCTTCATAACATTCTATGCGCTGGTCGTTTTTCAAACCCTCATCTAATTGCATTTTCCCCACATCCACGCAAAGCACCTTTTTGGCCCCTTTTAAAAGAGCCACTTGACTAAAGCCCCCCTTGCTCGCTCCCACATCTAAAACCACCTTTCCCTTAAAATCCACGAAATGGGTTTCTAAAAAAGCCCCTAATTTTTCCCCAGCCCTGCTAACGAATAGATTTGGAGCGATGAGTTCAATTTGATCACCCTCTCTAACGATAAAAGAGGGTTTAGAAACCACCATTTTATTGACTAAAACCTGATTTTTTAAAACCAACGCTTTAGCTTTTTCTCTGCTATTTACTAAATGCTGGTTGAATAAGGCGTAATCTAAGCGCATTAAAATTGAGGTAAGGGGACTTGATAAGCGAAATTAAAAACAATCTTGCCTAAACTATAGGCATCAAGCTCTAGTTTGGCTTCTTGCACCGCTAAATAATCCAATTTGTTAAAAGCGAGCAAAAAAGCTCGGCTCCACCGGTTCGTGGTTTCTAAAATGCCATCAAATTCGTCTTTTGTGATTTCTCGCACCCATAATGGCTCTGAGCCTATAGGTTTTGTGCCAAAAAGTTCATAAGAAATATAGCCATCATCTATCCAGTCGTTATTTTGCGTGAAAATCTCCACTAAAAAATACTCATGATCATAGTAAGTGCCGCTATCCACATCGTTTAAATGCGTAGCGATAGCCGTGATGATAGGCACATTATCTTGGGTGATTTCGCCTTTCCTGCTGGCTTGGATCTTTTTTTCCAAAACTAAGTCTAGCGTGTAAGTGTCTTCATTAAAATTGCTCACACACCCCAAACAAAAGAATAAAAACACCAGAAGTGTTGAGAGATTTTTCAAACCCATTCCTTGCTAAAACCCATGCCATTTTTAGCTAAAATAAAACCTATATTATAACTAAAAGGGGGTTTTATGCCAAAAAAATGCCGACACTTGCTCCAAACCAGCGATTTAAGCCTAGATGAAATCAAGCTTTTATTAGAAAAAGCGAGCGTTTATGCGAACGATTTTAACGCCGTATCTTTAGAAACAAAAGAAAAAATGCAAAATAAAATCATCGTGGCTTTATTTTTTGAAAATTCCACCCGAACGGTGTCTAGTTTTGAAATCGCAAGCCTAAGATTGGGGGCAAAAATAGTGAAATTAAACATGCAAACAAGCTCCACTTCAAAGGGTGAAACTTTGATAGACACTTTTAAAAATATCCATGCCATGCAGCCTGACGCTATCATCACACGGCATGCTTTTTCAAGCGCGCCTTTTAAATTAGCCGAATTTTCACAATGCCCCTTGATTAACGCAGGAAGCGGCACAAGCGCTCATCCTACCCAAGCGTTATTAGACTTGCTCACCCTTTATCAGCATTTTGGCAGTTTAGAAAATCTAAAAGGGAAGAAAATCGCTTTCATAGGCGATGTGAAAAATTCAAGAGTGGCTAATAGCAACATTAAATTGCTCCAAAGGCTAGGGCTTGAGATCATGCTGTGCGCTCCAAGCTCCATGCTCCCTATCACTCCTTTAAAAACGACGCATAACATTGAAGAAGCGATAGGATTTGCTGACATCTTAATGAGTTTGAGAACCCAAACCGAACGGCACAACGCGCCCATTTTTGCGAGCTTGAAAGATTATGGCAACGCTTATTGCATCACCCAACAACGCCTAGAGGCTCATGCTAAAAATAAAGAGATCATTATTTTACACCCAGGCCCGGTGCATAGGGATATTGATATAGAAAGTGCGGTGTTAGAAGACAAGCGATCCAAAGTCTTAGAGCAAGTCAAAAATGGCGTAGCAATGCGCATGGCGGTGTTGGAGTTTTTGCTATTAGATTGATTATCAAACTTAAAAATGCTTTTTGGCATTTTTTTAAAAAATGGGTTTGGTTGTAAAACGGTGCAAAAATCCTACTTTGATTAAGTTTTGATTTACTTTATCTCATTTTATGATGAAACTAAAAAAATTTCGTTATAATCCAAAATAGTTGAGTTAATTAAAAGTAAATAAATAGCTTGATTATACTTCTTTGTTTTTAGATCAGTTAAGAATTGTAGTCTTTAAGATATATTGGCTATTAAAAGGAAAAAAATGAAAAATAGCACGCCTTTAAAGAATAAAGTTTTTTGCGGGTTATATGTTTTAAGTTTAAGCGCTTCTTTGCAAGCGTTTGATTATAAAATTGAAGTTTTAGCGGAGTCCTTTTCTAAAGTTGGCTTTAATAAAAAAAAGATTGATATTTCTAGGGGGATTTATCCTACAGAGACTTTTGTAACCGCTGTAGGGCAGGGCAATATCTATGCGGATTTTTTATCCAAAGGCCTTAAAGATCAAGGGCATGTTTTAGAGGGAAAAGTCGGTGGCACGCTAGGAGGGGTCGCTTATGATAGCACGAAATTCAATCAAGGCGGATCGGTTATTTATAACTACATCGGTTATTGGGATGGCTATTTAGGGGGTAAAAGAGCCTTGCTGGATGGCACGAGTATCCATGAGTGCGCGCTTGGATCTGATGGCAAGGTGATTGATTCTATAGCGTGCGGGAACGCTAGGGCCAATAAAATCCGCCGTAATTACTTGATGAATAACGCTTTTTTAGAATACCGCTATAAGGATATTTTTACGGCTAAAGGAGGGCGTTATCAATCCAATGCTCCTTACATGAGCGGTTACACGCAAGGCTTTGAAATCAGCGCTAAAGTTAAGGATAAAAATGAGGGAAGCCACAAATTATGGTGGTTTAGCTCATGGGGTAGGGCGTTCGCTTATGGGGAGTGGATTTATGATTTTTACTCTCCAAGAACCGTGATTAAAAACGGGCGCACTTTGAATTATGGTATCCATTTAGTGAACTACACCTATGAAAGAAAAGGGGTTAGCGTCAGCCCTTTTTTCCAATTTTCGCCTGGGACTTATTATAGCCCTGGGGTGGTTGTAGGCTATGATAGTAATCCTAATTTTGATGGCGTGGGCTTTAGATCCGAAACAAAAGCTTATATTTTGCTCCCTGTCCATGCCCCCTTAAGAAGAGATACTTATCGTTACGCTGTGAAAGCTGGCACTGCTGGGCAAAGCTTGCTCATTAGGCAACGATTTGATTACAATGAATTTAATTTCGGGGGAGCGTTTTATAAAGTGTGGAAAAACGCAAACGCTTACATCGGCACGACAGGAAACCCTTTAGGCATTGATTTTTGGACCAATAGCGTTTATGATATAGGGCAAGCCTTAAGCCATGTGGTAACCGCTGATGCCGTCTCTGGCTGGGTTTTTGGTGGGGGCGTGCATAAAAAGTGGCTGTGGGGGACTTTATGGCGTTGGACTAGCGGTGCTTTAGCCAATGAAGCGAGCGCGGCTGTTAATGTGGGCTATAAGATCAGTAAGAGTTTGACAGCGAGCGTGAAATTAGAATATTTGGGCGTGATGACGCATGCAGGCTTTATGGTAGGGAGTTACAGGCCCACGCCCGGCTCTAAAGCGCTTTATTCAGACAGGAGTCATTTGATGACAACTCTTAGCGCTAAATTCTAATTAATCGCTTTAAGCTGTTTATTAAAGCGTTAAAAATCCCTTAATAAAAACACTATAATACGAGTTTAATCAAATCCATAAGGTTAAACATTTGAAACTCTTTTTCAGGCGTTATTCTAAATACCTTAAAGAGCATTATAAAAGTTTTATAGTGGTTTTATTTTCTTCTTTAGTGGTGGCTTTAAGCACGGCTTGGGGGACTTATTTAGTCAAGCCCACTTTAGATGAAATTTTTATCAATAAAGACACTCACATGCTCAAAATCCTGCCTTTTTTAGTGATTTTGGCGTATTTGGGTAAGAGTGGGGGCATGTATTTAGGCACTTATTTCACTAACTTTATTGGGCTTGATATTGTCAAAAAAATACGCAACACCATGTTAGAAAGCCTTCTAAAAATGGAAATGGATTTTTTTAACAGGACTAAAAAGGGCGAATTGATCGCAAGGATCACCAATGACATAGGTTTGATTAGAGCGAGTTTGTCCAATTACCTTTCAGAGAGCCTAAGAGAGGGGCTAACGATTGTGGGGTTAGTGGGGGTGGTGATCTATCAAAGCCCTAAATTAGCATTAGTGGGGCTAGTGATCATGCCGCTAGCTGCTATTCCTATCAGCAAAATCATTCGTAAGGTTAAAAAACTCGCTAAATCCCACCAAGAGAGTAACGCCAAAATCACCGCTCGTTTGAGCGAAGTCTTTAACAATGTGGAAGCGATTAAAATCTCTAATGGCGAAAAATTAGAGCATAAGGCTTTTGTGAAAGAAAATGAAGCGTTTTTTAAAATCGGTATCAAAAACATCGCCGTGGCTGAAATTTCTTCGCCTTTAATGGAGTTTTTAGGCTCTATCGCTATAGCGCTAGTGATTTATTTAGGGGGGAATGAAGTGATTAGGGGCCATATTAGCGTGGGGGCGTTTTTTTCTTTCATCACGGCCCTTTTTATGCTCTATACGCCGATCAAACGCTTAACCAGGATTGTTTCTAATTTTCAAGAAGCCTTAGTCGCTAGCGACAGGATCCATGAGATTTTAGAAAGAGAGCCGGCTATTGTTGATGGGGAATTGACGCTAGATGACGCTATACACACCATAGAATTTAAAAAGGTATGGCTCGCTTATGCACTAGACAATCAAGAGCGTTATGTTTTAAGCGATATTAGTTTGAAATTCCAACAAAATGAAATCATCGCTCTAAAAGGCGAAAGCGGGAGCGGTAAAAGCTCATTAGTGAATCTGATTTTACGCCTTTATGAGCCAAGCAGGGGCGAAATTTTCATCAATGATCAAAAAATAGAGAGCATCACTCAAAAATCCTTGAGGGAAAAGATTAGCGTTGTCACTCAAAGGGTGTTTATTTTTAACGGGAGCGTGGCTGAAAATGTGGCGTATGGTTTAGAGATTGATGAGGTGAAAATCAAAGAATGCCTAAAAAAAGCTCAAGCCTTAGATTTTGTGGAAAAAATGCCTCATGGGATAGAGAGCGTTTTAGATGAATTTGGCGCTAATCTTAGCGGCGGCCAACGCCAAAGAATCGCCATTGCAAGAGCTTTGTATAAAGACGCTCAAGTTTTAATCTTTGATGAAGCCACTTCCGCTTTAGACAATCACACAGAAGAGAGCGTTAAACAAAGCATTTTAGAATTGAAACAAAACCGCTTGATCATTCTCATCTCGCACAACCCAAGCACGCTTAAATTAGCCACTAAGCATGTGAAATTAGAGCATGGGCGTTTGATAGAATGCTAAGGGTTTTAAGCGTTGGTGTTATTTTTATTTTACTAGGGTGTCAGTTTTTCAACAACACGACTCTGCATTTAAAATATAAAAATTACCCCAAAAACAGCCCTTTAAAAACCGCTTTTACTTTAACCCCCCCTAAAATCTTTTTTAACGCTCATTTTGTGCCGCACTTTTACCAAAAAGAATTTAAAAAAGCACTCACCCAGCAAATCGCTTATTTTTTAAAAGATAAAAGCGCTTTCACTTTCAATGTTTCAGGCAATGTTTTTTTTTCTTTTGAAGAGAGTCCTAAAGATTTAAAAGCCATTAAAGAAAGGCTTAAAAAGACGATTGAGCCTAACGCTGATCCAAAATCCGTCATGCGTTTTTTAAACCTTCAAGCGAGCTTGATTTTAGAATGCACTCCGCAAACCACTTGCCCGTTTGACACCCTTTTAATCCCCACCGCTTTCAGCGTGCCTGTTTATTACGCTAATCGTTTGGGCGATAACCCCTCTCTTTTTTCCCAAGAGGACAAATCCTATCATAACGCTTTAATCAAGGCCCTTAATAAGGCTTACTATTCTCTTATGGAGGGTTTAGAAAAGCGTTTGAACGCTATAGAAAATGCAGAGTGGCTTTAAGGCATGAAAAAGATTGTATTTTTTATTTTTGTCATTTTGTTTTCGGTAGGGATTTATTTAATTTGGCATGTTGTATTGGAAAAAGCCTTAGAATTGAAATTAGCTACTTCAGCTAATGATTTGCTTTTAAAATTGTTCGCGCTTCTTGGCGTTTTTTCCATATTAGTGCTTTTTCAAGGCGTTATTTCTTCGTATAAGAAGCGCCAACTCAAACGCATTTTGCAAAAAATAGACGCCATGAACGGCTTTGAATTTGAAGAATATTCCAAAATCTTTTTCACTTCAAAGGGTTTTGAAGTTACAATCACTCAAAAAAGCGGCGATTATGGAGCGGATTTGATTGTAGAAAAAGACGGCGTCAAATGGGCGGTTCAAGCCAAACGCTACTCGCACAAAGTTTCACCCAAAGCCATTCAAGAGGTGGTCTCTTCTAAAGCTTACTACGCTTGCGAAAAAGCTTGCGTGATCACCAACAGCTACTTCACGCAGGCCGCTCAAAAATTGGCTCAAGCTAACGAAGTGCTTTTGATTGATAGAGACGAATGGATCAAATTTTTGGGTGGGAAAAACTAATCCAAATAGGACAATTTATATAATGCTTTTATTTTTATGATTTCTTATTTATTTCCTATTAAATTTTTTCGTAATTGTATGCGTTATAATATGAAAATTTAGCATCAATTTTTGTTTGGATAAAGGGGTTCAATGATTCAGTCTGTTCGCATTAAAAATTTTAAGACTTTTAAGGACACTCAAATTGATGGTTTTACCAAACTCAACATTATTACTGGTGGGAACAATGTGGGTAAATCCAATTTGTTAGAAGCGTTGTATTGTTTAGTGGGAAAATTCATGCACCCATGCGCTAATCTAACAGAAATTTATGACAATATACGCAAAGAGCCTTTAACAACAGAATCAAAAAACTTAATGTTTTATGGTTTAGACACTGAGAAAGAAATACAGATTGTTACAACTTTAGACAACAATCAGACCTTAGACTTGCAAATAAAATTCATAGCCAGTGAAAACCAAAAGGTAATAGAGTCGCAAATAATACCCACAGCAGAACAAACTCAAATGTCCTCTCAGCTCAATTTCACTCTTAAAAAAAATAATGAAGAAATCTATAACGATCACTTAAATATTGCTAAAGTTCCCAATTTCCCACCAATTCCTAATCAGTCAAGCTACAACAGGCAATTTAAGAATTTTGAACCCAGTCAATTGCAAAAACTTTCACCCTTTGAAAGCGCTGTCATAATACCTAGCGATGCTGCTTACAGGCAAGCTCATATGATTCAAGCGGTGAGTAAAATTTGCAGTAACAACCAATTAGAAGAAGAATTAAATAAACATCTTAATCAATTTGATAACAATATCCAATCTATTAGCTTTAATACTAACAACCAACTCAAATTAAAAGTGAAAAATATCAAAGAAAAAGTCCCACTATCTGTATTTGGTGATGGTTTGATTAAATATTTGCATATTGTAAGCGCTTTTATGGCTGATAACGCAAAAACGATTTATATTGATGAAGTGGAGAATGGCTTGCACTTTTCTCGCATGAAATTATTATTAAGGTGTGTTATTGATTTTATCAACGACAACAAAGATGGTAATTTGCAAGTGTTTATGACTACCCACAACCAAGAATTTATAGAAATCTTAGATCAAGTTATCAGAGAAAAGGATTTTGCGCATCAAACTAAGTTGTTTTGCTTAGAACAATACGATGATTTAATCGTTGCAGAGCCTTATTATGGAGAAAATTTATCTCTTTATTTCAAGAATGGTGCCAATCTTTTTGGAGGTAAAGAAAGGTTTAAGGAAAATAATTATGAGTAAAAAGACACTCATTTATACAGAAGGAAAAAGCGATAAAAATTTTCTAAGTTGGTGTCTTGATGTTTGGAAAAATGAAGATCATTTTGATCAAGCTCATTTTGATATAATCCATGTAGAAGGTAAAAATAACTTATTCTCAGATGGATTGTGTAAGGATATTAAGCGTATTTTAAATAATGAAGACCACAGGTATAAACAAGTGTGCATTATTTTTGATGCAGACATAAAAGAAGAGAACCAAGAAAGCGATGCAGGTTTTGATAACAAGCTTAAGCATATTCGTAAAGAATTCAAAGAAAAAGGGACTGATTTTCCAAAAGAACAAATTTTTTTATTCCCCAACAATCAAGATGATGGCGATTTAGAAACCCTATTATTAGAAATTGCTAAACACGATGAATTTCTTAAATGCTTTGAAGGATACTTAGAATGCATTAAAAGCAAAGAACATTATAAACCGATTAAAAACATAAGAAAAAATATGCTGTATGCCTATTTAGAAGCGCTTGGATTAGAGAATTTGACCAAGACCAATATAGATGTTTTTGATAGTAAAGGTAAAATAAAGGAAAAACACAAAGAAGAATATGAAAAACTAAAAGAAATGATTGATTTTAACTCAAATTCTCTCATTCCCCTTAAAGATTTTCTAGGGCAATTCGCAAAATAATCAAAAAACAAATTTTAAGATTTTCTAATTTAACAAAATATATTAAAATTATCAAAAAAATATTATTTTTACAAAAAGGCGTGCTGTGAAATTGTGGTTTCCTTATTTTTTAGCGATTGTGTTCTTGCATGCATTAGGCTTAGCGTTGCTCTTTATGGCCAATAACGCTTCGTTTTATGCAGCAGCGTCTATGGCTTACATGCTAGGGGCAAAGCATGCCTTTGATGCAGATCACATCGCTTGCATAGACAACACCATTAGAAAGCTCACCCAACAAGGCAAAAATGCCTATGGTGTGGGGTTTTACTTTTCTATGGGGCATTCAAGCGTGGTGATTTTAATGACCATCATCAGCGCGTTTGCGATCGCTTGGGCTAAAGAGCACACGCCGATGCTAGAAGAAATAGGGGGGGTAGTGGGGACTTTAGTTTCTGGGCTTTTTTTGCTCATTATAGGGCTATTGAATGCGATCATTCTAGTGGATTTACTAAAAATATTCAAAAAATCGCACTCTAATGAAAGCCTGAGCCAGCAACAAAATGAAGAGATCGAGCGGCTCTTAACGAGTAGGGGCTTACTCAACCGCTTTTTTAAACCCTTGTTTAATTTCATCTCCAAGTCGTGGCATATTTATCCTATCGGGTTTCTTTTTGGGCTAGGCTTTGATACCGCTAGTGAAATCGCACTTTTAGCTCTCTCTAGCAGCGCGATTAAAGTGAGTGTGGTGGGCATGCTCTCTTTACCCATTCTTTTTGCCGCTGGCATGAGTTTGTTTGACACTTTAGATGGGGCGTTCATGCTCAAGGCGTATGATTGGGCGTTCAAAACCCCTTTAAGAAAAATCTATTACAATATCTCTATCACGGCCTTAAGCGTGTTTATCGCGCTCTTTATCGGCTTGATTGAGCTTTTTCAAGTCGTTAGCGAGAAACTCCACTTAAAATTTGAAAACCGCCTTTTAAACGCCTTACAAAGCCTGGAATTTACAGACTTGGGCTATTACTTGGTGGGCTTATTTGTAATAGCGTTTTCAGGCTCATTCTTTTTATGGAAAATCAAATTTTCTAAATTAGAGGGCTAGATTTTAAGCCCTCAAGTTATCGCTCAACAAATCTTTAAGGCTTTTATTTGAAAAACTTGGCATAAAGGCTTTAGGGTTTGAAAGGCTTTCGCTCAAATAACCTAATAATTCTTTAATTTCGTTTAATTTTTCTTCCAAATAAGCTTGAAACCCACCAATATTTTCCAATAAATTCAAAGGATTAGCCACAGTCATGGAAAAAACTTCATCGTTAATAGCAATGTTGAGCTGGGTGTCAAACAAAGGGGAGGCTAAAAACTGGCAATTTTCTACAATTTCTCGCAATTCTTGTTTGATGATAGAAGCTTGCAAAGCGTCTTTATCTTCTAAACCCATGCTCTTATTGAAAAGCTTTTTGCAAGCGATTTGCAAGACTTGTAACGCTCCAACGCTCTCGTTTATATTTTTCATGTCCCTACTGAATTGGGCGATTTGTTGGGATTTTTCTATCGCATTGGTTTTAAAATCGCTTGTTTCAACATCGCCCAAATGCTTTTGAAGAGTTTTTAAAATATCCATAAAAAACCTTTTAAATAGAATTGATCATTCACAAGCATTTTTCATTCCTTTTTTATGGAAACTTCAAAAAACCCCCTTAAAAAGGTTTTTAGGTATAATTAGCGATCTTTTAGTTTCAAATAGTAGAGAGATGGGATGAAAAAAATATGGTTTTTAGTGTGGGGCTTGTGTTCTTTGGTGTTTGTGCATGCGATAGAAACGATAGAAAAAGCCCCTACAAATGTAGAGGATAGGGACAAAGCCCCCCATTTGTTGCTTTTAGCAGGGATTCAAGGCGATGAGCCTGGGGGGTTTAATGCAACTAATTTGTTTTTAATGCACTATAGCGTTTTAAAAGGCTTGGTGGAAGTGGTTCCCGTATTGAATAAGCCTTCCATGTTAAGAAATCATAGGGGCTTGTATGGGGATATGAACCGCAAATTTGCCACTTTAGACAAGAATGACCCTGAATACTCCACTATCCAGGAAATCAAATCCTTGATTGCAAAACCCAATATAGATGCTGTCTTGCATTTGCATGATGGCGGTGGGTATTATCGCCCTATTTATATTGATGCGACGCTCAATCCCAAGCGTTGGGGGAATTGCTTTATTATTGATCAAGATGAAGTTAAAGGGGCGAAATTCCCTAACTTGCTTGCTTTCGCCAACAATACGATTGAGAGCATCAACGCCCATTTATTGCACCCCATTGAGGAGTATCATTTAAAAAACACGCGCACTGTGCAAGGCGATACAGAAATGCAAAAAGCCCTAACTTTTTATGCAATCAACCAAAAAAAGAGTGCTTTTGCCAATGAAGCCAGCAAAGAACTCCCTTTAGCATCAAGGGTGTTTTACCATTTGCAAGCCATTGAGGGCTTACTCAATCAACTCAATATCCCTTTTAAGCGCGATTTTGAGCTTAACCCTAGCAGCGTGCATGCCCTAATCAACGATAAAAACTTATGGGCAAAAATCAGTTCTCTGCCTAAAATGCCCCTTTTTAACTT is a genomic window of Helicobacter pylori oki112 containing:
- a CDS encoding restriction endonuclease; translated protein: MKKIVFFIFVILFSVGIYLIWHVVLEKALELKLATSANDLLLKLFALLGVFSILVLFQGVISSYKKRQLKRILQKIDAMNGFEFEEYSKIFFTSKGFEVTITQKSGDYGADLIVEKDGVKWAVQAKRYSHKVSPKAIQEVVSSKAYYACEKACVITNSYFTQAAQKLAQANEVLLIDRDEWIKFLGGKN
- the pyrB gene encoding aspartate carbamoyltransferase, which produces MPKKCRHLLQTSDLSLDEIKLLLEKASVYANDFNAVSLETKEKMQNKIIVALFFENSTRTVSSFEIASLRLGAKIVKLNMQTSSTSKGETLIDTFKNIHAMQPDAIITRHAFSSAPFKLAEFSQCPLINAGSGTSAHPTQALLDLLTLYQHFGSLENLKGKKIAFIGDVKNSRVANSNIKLLQRLGLEIMLCAPSSMLPITPLKTTHNIEEAIGFADILMSLRTQTERHNAPIFASLKDYGNAYCITQQRLEAHAKNKEIIILHPGPVHRDIDIESAVLEDKRSKVLEQVKNGVAMRMAVLEFLLLD
- a CDS encoding ABC transporter ATP-binding protein, translated to MKLFFRRYSKYLKEHYKSFIVVLFSSLVVALSTAWGTYLVKPTLDEIFINKDTHMLKILPFLVILAYLGKSGGMYLGTYFTNFIGLDIVKKIRNTMLESLLKMEMDFFNRTKKGELIARITNDIGLIRASLSNYLSESLREGLTIVGLVGVVIYQSPKLALVGLVIMPLAAIPISKIIRKVKKLAKSHQESNAKITARLSEVFNNVEAIKISNGEKLEHKAFVKENEAFFKIGIKNIAVAEISSPLMEFLGSIAIALVIYLGGNEVIRGHISVGAFFSFITALFMLYTPIKRLTRIVSNFQEALVASDRIHEILEREPAIVDGELTLDDAIHTIEFKKVWLAYALDNQERYVLSDISLKFQQNEIIALKGESGSGKSSLVNLILRLYEPSRGEIFINDQKIESITQKSLREKISVVTQRVFIFNGSVAENVAYGLEIDEVKIKECLKKAQALDFVEKMPHGIESVLDEFGANLSGGQRQRIAIARALYKDAQVLIFDEATSALDNHTEESVKQSILELKQNRLIILISHNPSTLKLATKHVKLEHGRLIEC
- a CDS encoding TlyA family RNA methyltransferase, which encodes MRLDYALFNQHLVNSREKAKALVLKNQVLVNKMVVSKPSFIVREGDQIELIAPNLFVSRAGEKLGAFLETHFVDFKGKVVLDVGASKGGFSQVALLKGAKKVLCVDVGKMQLDEGLKNDQRIECYEECDIRGFKTPETIDLVLCDVSFISLYCILEAIVPLSDEFLALFKPQFEVDRKIKRNKKGVVMDKEAILNALENFKNHLKTKDFQILKIQESLMKGKNGNVEFFIHFKRA
- a CDS encoding AAA family ATPase — translated: MIQSVRIKNFKTFKDTQIDGFTKLNIITGGNNVGKSNLLEALYCLVGKFMHPCANLTEIYDNIRKEPLTTESKNLMFYGLDTEKEIQIVTTLDNNQTLDLQIKFIASENQKVIESQIIPTAEQTQMSSQLNFTLKKNNEEIYNDHLNIAKVPNFPPIPNQSSYNRQFKNFEPSQLQKLSPFESAVIIPSDAAYRQAHMIQAVSKICSNNQLEEELNKHLNQFDNNIQSISFNTNNQLKLKVKNIKEKVPLSVFGDGLIKYLHIVSAFMADNAKTIYIDEVENGLHFSRMKLLLRCVIDFINDNKDGNLQVFMTTHNQEFIEILDQVIREKDFAHQTKLFCLEQYDDLIVAEPYYGENLSLYFKNGANLFGGKERFKENNYE
- a CDS encoding neuraminyllactose-binding hemagglutinin family protein — encoded protein: MLRVLSVGVIFILLGCQFFNNTTLHLKYKNYPKNSPLKTAFTLTPPKIFFNAHFVPHFYQKEFKKALTQQIAYFLKDKSAFTFNVSGNVFFSFEESPKDLKAIKERLKKTIEPNADPKSVMRFLNLQASLILECTPQTTCPFDTLLIPTAFSVPVYYANRLGDNPSLFSQEDKSYHNALIKALNKAYYSLMEGLEKRLNAIENAEWL
- a CDS encoding bifunctional riboflavin kinase/FAD synthetase, with product MLNFLSISSEPEIKSLAIGKFDGLHLGHQALFKELKDPKALLIIEKKHYTKGYLTPLKYRAKLVGMPLFFVYLEEISQLNALDFLELLKKKFPNLERLVVGYDFRFGHGRQNDALFLKERFEKTIIVPEVKIKEISVHSKTIKLALSHGDLSLANKLLGRPYEVCGEVISDQGLGHKELVPTLNIKTKDFILPSFGVYASLVKIKDPIYQKSVSFIGNRLSTDHNFAIECHVLDTIIENPPKEIALRWVQKIRDNMRFNSLKELKNQIQQDILRAKEILR
- the hofB gene encoding outer membrane beta-barrel protein HofB, which produces MKNSTPLKNKVFCGLYVLSLSASLQAFDYKIEVLAESFSKVGFNKKKIDISRGIYPTETFVTAVGQGNIYADFLSKGLKDQGHVLEGKVGGTLGGVAYDSTKFNQGGSVIYNYIGYWDGYLGGKRALLDGTSIHECALGSDGKVIDSIACGNARANKIRRNYLMNNAFLEYRYKDIFTAKGGRYQSNAPYMSGYTQGFEISAKVKDKNEGSHKLWWFSSWGRAFAYGEWIYDFYSPRTVIKNGRTLNYGIHLVNYTYERKGVSVSPFFQFSPGTYYSPGVVVGYDSNPNFDGVGFRSETKAYILLPVHAPLRRDTYRYAVKAGTAGQSLLIRQRFDYNEFNFGGAFYKVWKNANAYIGTTGNPLGIDFWTNSVYDIGQALSHVVTADAVSGWVFGGGVHKKWLWGTLWRWTSGALANEASAAVNVGYKISKSLTASVKLEYLGVMTHAGFMVGSYRPTPGSKALYSDRSHLMTTLSAKF